DNA from Dromaius novaehollandiae isolate bDroNov1 chromosome 12, bDroNov1.hap1, whole genome shotgun sequence:
CATGGGGCTGGCAGGTGACAAGAAGCTGAGGTCAGACTCACTGCCCCAGTCGGGGTCAGCCATGGGGCTGGCAGGTGACAAGAAGCTGGGGCCAGACTCACCACTCCAGTCGGGGTCAGCCATAGGGCTGGCAGGTGACAAGAAGCTGGGGTCAGACTGACTGCTCCAGTCAGGGTCAGCCATGGGGCTGGCAGGTGAGAAGGGGCTGAGGTCAGACCCACTGCCCCAGTTGGGGTCAGCCATGGGGCTGACAGATGATGAGGGGCTGAGGTCAGACTCACTGTCCCAGTCAGGAtcagctgtggggctggcagatGACGAGGGGCTGGGGTCAGACCCACTGCCCCAGCCGGGGTCAGCCATGGGGCTGGCAGATGACGAGGGGCTGGGGTCAGACTCACTGCCCCAGTCGGGGTCAGCTGTGGGGCTGGCCGATGACAAGGGGCTGGGGTCAGACCCACTGCCCCAGTCAGGGTcagccgtggggctggcagaTGACGAGGGGCTGGGGTCAGGCCCACTGCCCCAGTCAGGGTCAGCCGTGGGGCTGGCCGATGACAAGGGGCTGGGGTCAGACCCACTGCCCCAGTCAGGGTcagccgtggggctggcagaTGACGAGGGGCTGGGGTCAGACTCACTGCCCCAGTTGGGGTCAGCTGTGGGGCTGGCCGATGACAAGGGGCTGGGGTCAGGCCCACTGCCCCAGTCAGGGTCAGCCGTGGGGCTGGCCGATGACAAGGGGCTGGGGTCAGGCCCACTGCCCCAGTCAGGGTCAGCCGTGGGGCTGGCCGATGACAAGGGGCTGGGGTCAGGcccactgccccaggcagggtCAGGCGAGGAGCTGTGCTCAGCCATAGGGCTGGTGGCCTGTGAGGTGCCAGGGCCAGGGTCAGGCTGGCCACCCCCACCAGGGCCAGCTGCCCCAACAGAGCACTGTCCGCAGTGACCCACGGCAGCAAGAGGGAGCTGGGCCGGTGGGGGACTCAGGGTTGCAGGCGCTGCTGGGCAATGTGGGACTCCCTCGTCTCTGGCCCCATGGGAGAGGCCGCAGCAGCTCagaggggccccggggctcccgcagAGGGAGGGCCCCTCGAGACACGCAGGTGCAGCCGGTGCCAAGGTAGCAGCTTTTAGTTGTGATTTAGTCTCTTCCAGAGCGAGCGGGCTTCTCCGAACGGACGGGGGAGCGCTGAGCCCCGGGCACGCCCTCAGCTCTTAACTCTGTCCTGGGACGGCCCCGCGAGAGCGCAcagcccccagctgcagccccctccctttatctcccggagcagctgctgcagaggcgGCCAGGGACCGTTCCCAAGGGCAGCAGCGGAGGTGCTGCCCGCCTCCGCCTACAGCGGCGAGCAGGATGGCCCAGAGCGGCGGGATGGGACAAACCAGCAGCGAACCGCAGGAACCAGTGTAGCGAGAGGCTCATTCGGGGCTCCTGGGGAGGCAACGCTGCCCACCACCAAGCGCTAGTACAAGAGGAGTCAGGAAAAGGAACAGCAAAGGCCCGGAAACAGCCCAGTGCGGGAGGGACAAAGGCGCATGTGGGAGCACTGGAGCCCCTCGTGTCCCCCTTGGGTCCCAGCAGGGCAGAGGAGCGGTGTCCCACCAGCCAGCTCACGTGTAGGAAAGCAGGTTGATGTCGTAGCAGCCATCCACCTGGAAGACAGAGCAAGTCCATCTCCATACAGCACCGTAATGTGCTGCAACCcttcctccccagcaccaccactcTCACGGGACACCCGTGTGGCCTCCCCACTCCAAACCCTCTTCCTGCTCCCCCTGGGACCAGCCCCTCTGGGAGGACTCCCCACACCTATGAATGATGCTGTGGACTGCCCTCTCCAGTCATGCAGATGGTGATGGCAAGGCCAGAGCCAGGTCAGCTAAGAGCAGGGTGATGGGACTCACATCAAAGCGCCCGATGCGGGCAGCTGCCTGGCGAGCACGGATCACCTCCGTCAACACCCACATTTGCTGGACCTCCGTCGATACCTTCTCTGGATCAGGGAGTTCCTGGCAAGAAGCAGGAATGATGCAACAGAAAGAGCAGGGTCAGAGCACTCGTGTTAACACGTAAAACAGCCCAGACGGAGCACAGCTGCAACACCATGGCCAAGCACAGGGACCCTGGGACCAAAACAGCTGGACTACCCTGAACTAAGGCAGCCAACAGGGCAGGACTTCTGTCCATCTACCCACAGAGATGGTTGTCTCCTGAGCCCCACAGCTGCAGAGAGCCCCCTTCTCCTGAGCCCAGGCTGTTTGGCTGCCCTGAGAGCTGGGCAATCGTGCCCTGGATGAAGCAGCGCCTTGTTCCTGACCTGATGGTAGTTTCCCAGCTCAGGGAAAGTAGGGCCGTGATCTAGGAAAACAGCcacctggtgaccccagtggcccTGAGCTATAGCCATCCCCAGCTCCAAAACAGCCCGTCTCTGTTGGTGAGGAGTGAGGACAAAAAGCAGTTCATTAGGTAATGATTAAAAAACCTAATCACAGTCCAGAGTTTCCCAACAGCCTTCCCCCTGCTGCACTCCTCGGGCCTTTCCAAACTCATAAGCTTTAGATCAGAGGTGGCACAAAACCTCCCCTCCAGGTGCAGTCTCCCAGGGAGGGACCTTTAGTCAACCAGGACTTGCAAACGCATGTGCCATTTTGGCAAACGAGGCTAAAGCTCTGAGCTATGCACCCTGTTTCTCATATACCCCAACTCCTGCTCTCAGCCGCGGGCAGATACAGCAGGGTGAGGTGTCCCCAGTGCAACCAAGCAGCTGGTTTaaccccagcatccccccagtCCATCAGCCACCCTGGGGGACAGGTGGAGTTGGAAGGTGCCTCATTTAAGATGGAAGGAACGAGTGGTTGACAAGGGGGCTGGGAGAGTCCTTCTCCCACACACACCACTGTGCCAAACACCGGGGCAGGAACCAAAGCTCCAAACCCACGAGGGCTGTACAGAAAACACTCATTGCCACCACAGTCTAAACTCCGTGCCAGCAAAACTGCCCTCTCATCTTCCcaggggcactgctggctggggaAGTTGTGTGGGACATCTCCTAGCTCAGGGCATGGTTCTACAGGCAACTAAAGTAACTGGTTCAATGCATTTTAACTGCACAGAGGAGAAGCCCCTCTTCTCTTCCATCAGCAAGCCAGCCACATCCCTCTGCCCCATTTACGGATTTTGCTCACCAAAAGGCTGCCTGTCAGAAAGACCTGGCTGACAGTGCTGACAGCTGTGAACACACCCCACGGCCACAGGCGAGGGCTGTTATCTCCCTCTAACTGCATGTTGTCAGAGCTGGGCAACAGCTACAATTCACTCTTTGCGTTTGTAAACTGCCTGAGGGTGCAAAACAGACAGGAACACCCAGGAGCAGTGACGCTTCCCCCATTCCCAAGCGTCCCACCAGCTGGCTGAGCAATGCCGCTTACCACTGGCCCCCCAGTGATTTTCCAATTCCCGCACTGAAGGACAAGCAGATTTAAACACCCTGCGTTGCACAACCCAGGGGAGATTTGCTTTTGTCTGAACTCTGCAAACCACTTCCAGTAAAAGTTGGGTCATTTCTGGGTTTCACAACCAACTCCTGGTCGGGGCCTGGAGCAAAAAGGCCAGGATGCTTCATAGGAAAGTCGGTACCATGCACTGGGATCTCCTCCCAGCATGGGAGCGTTACCCACCCTGTCCTGAGCTCTACTGAACAGCTCTCTCCTGCTTCATGTTGCTGGACGGCTCTGGCTCAGCCACAGCCTGTCTCAGTGCCGCTGGCTCAGTTGCCAGGGTGACTCCAGGCCCTGTTCCTCAGTGTTTCTGAAGGTGCAGAAAGCTCCTACCTCCCCCTCCCTAGGGCCACTGTAGGCTGTTCCCAGCCATGTGCACAGCAGAGTCCTCTGGAACAGCCCTTTGGGCTCCACGCTTGGGGAATCATGCAATAATTATGGCCAGAAAGTCCAACCCcaccactcaaagcagggccaacttcaaagctAGAGTCGGCTGTTCAGGCCTGCGTCCAGTCAGGCGTTAACTTGTCTCTGAGGCTGGCGATCCCACACCACCTCCCAGACCTTGTTCCAGTGTTTGCTCACTTTCAACATGAAGAGTTTTGTCCGTACGATGAAGAGGAATTTCCCAACAGCCTGTGCCGTTGCCTCACCTCCTGCCCCCGCGCACCTccatgaagagcctggctccgtcTCCTCTGCACCCTCCCTCTAGGGAGCTGCAGATGACAATACAATCCcccttcattttctcctctccaggctgaatgAACCTGGTTCTCCCAGCCTCCTCTTATACACCATGTGCTTCTCCTTTGGATCAGTGCTTCCTAGTGCCTGTGCTTGCAGAGCCTCTCTATCCTTTGATTCATCCCACATAATTTTGTCTCCCAACCTCTTTCCTTGCTCCACATGcttcctcttttccctctcctccccttgtGCACATTGAACCAAGACTGTCCACAGCACACCACTCAGACGCTGGCCAGGCTTGCCCTCGCCTCCACGGTCACTCATCCCTGCTCAGGACACTTTAGTGCCACCAGATCACACCTCACATGCCTGCTGCCCTGGTGCGAACCAGGAAAGCCAAACGCTACCACCATCCTGCCTGCTCCTTGCAGGCCCCCAGAAACACACGCACGAGCCCAGGATTTGGCCGATCCTTTTTTCCCCGCAGCACAGAGCTCTGAGCACTTCCTGGGGACAGCTGCTCCTTTGGAGCTGGGATGCTCCACAGGGGcagcaggttcctggctgagaGATGAGTGCAGTGTGTGCACGTTGGCAACCGCTGCACTACTCCTCTTCCTCCGCAGTGCACAGCCACACGTGCCGGCTGCGCACCAGGGCTCTGCACCCTCCCACCTGAGCAGCACGCGGGAGTCGTTTGCTCCCACAGCCAGTGCTCTCCTTCCCCGGTAAAACCTTCACAGAGACTACTCACCCCGTGCAGGTTGGCTGGCTGCTCCGGAGGAGTCAGCTGGGAGAGCCAGGAGGGGAAATCTTTCTGTGGACTCTGGAATAGATTGAAAGGATCACACAAGCACTCTCCCCAGTCCCACCCCCATCCTTCACACCAGCACTGCTGCAGTCTGGACTGCACCAGTATTTACACTGTTACGCACAAAAGTATCACTTTGCTATCATTAAAGGAAAATATGTGTTTCAGCTGGGTGCTTACAATCGAGGCTTGGGTGTGATTTGGATGCAGCAAGCCTCAGCCCAGTCCAGGTGCTCAAACAGACATGTGTTCACCACACAAACAGGACCAGGGGCTGGGCAGCGCAGGCCCTCTCCCAGGTCCCGGAGCACTAGGGGACAAGGGGACCCCAAGCACACTAGTGAAGGACAAGGCCCCAGGTGGCCCGACCCCTGGACAGCTcactcagctctgcagcaggcagcactgctgaCCTGCACAGGGCCCGAGACATCTGGAGGGAACCTGAAGCCACCAGAGCTGCATCACGCGATGCACGACTGGGGACTGGGACCTGCCTCAGATCACCCTCCCCGCATTGCGGGGGGGGAGCAAACCACCAGCACCCAGTCACCTTCTGGCTGGGGGGATAAATCTGCAGCTCCTCAATGGTGAAGTGGAGCCAGACCGGGGACGGCTGCCGCAGGATGAATCGCACTGCCGTCACCTGGTCGACGTCACAGAGCATCTGCCGAGACAAGGACATGGCAAAAGTGAAAGCTgtcactgccaaggactgggctGGAGCAGCACAGAGCGGCCCGGAGGTGTCCAGGCCACTGGGACAGCTTTTGGGATTCactccaaaaaagaagaaaaatcacatgcTAGAGGCTTTTGAACAAGGTGCCCAAGATAAATATCACCTTGTTGCAGTTGTCTGGGCAGAACCAGACGGGGGCCATGCAGAACCATCACAGAGGATCGAACACGCAGAGGAGGGACGCAGCCTTTGGCCGGCAGCACAAGCAGCAGACGCAGGTGCCTGGGTGGCACCAGGGGACTCACTCACAGCTGGTTCAGGGCTATGGCACGGGGCACCCTGCTAGCAGGGCCCTGCAATGCCACCCCAAAGACTGGAAGCCAGCGTGCTCCCTCGCAGGGGCCACGTGCAGAGAGGAGTGAGCCCCAGATGAGGCTGAGGGTGAGCAGGCAACACCACACTTCTCACCTCGGAGATATCCGTTTCCCTGGCTGCATCGAGGGCCTGAAGCCCACGTGCCCCCAGGGTTTTGCTGTGTGAAGCCCAgggctggctggggggggggggggggaggggggctttGGGGGCAGGGCACCCCCACGGCGGCCCCAAGGCCAAAGGGACGCACCTGGTGCCGGAAGAGGGAGAAGTAGTCCTGGGAGCCTTCCTCGGTGTGCGGGCTGGGCATGAGGCGGTAGTCACGGAGGCAGGTGACCCACTTGCGGGAGCCCTCGGCGCCGGCGCGCTGCACCCGCACGCTCAGGAAGGCCGTGTAGAAGTTCCTGAACACGATCTCCTGCAGCTGGGGGCAGCGCGCCCGCACCGGGTCAGGGCGCCCGCACCGGCACCCACAGCGGCCTCCGGTatccccccggcctccccccggcaccgggaccggcCCTGCCTGCCCGGGACCGCCTCCGGCGTCCCCCTCCCACCCGATACTGAGCCGGGACCGCCCCCAgcaccgccccccgccccgttACCTGCCCGGTGCCGCCTGCAGCACCCCCCCACCCTCTGTGGGGCCGGTaccgcctccagcagcccctccCGCCGTTACGCGGCGGCCCCGTCCCCAGGACATCCCCGCCTCGCCAGCGGCCGGCCCGCTGTCACCCCCGGCAGCGGGCTGGGGCAGGCGCGGCGCGACCCGGCCGCACTCACGTCGGCGGCACCGCCGCGGGGGAAACGGAGGTCGATGACGGCgacgccgggccgcgccgggtcGGCCCCGCCGCCCAGctggagcgcggcggcggcgcgggcggagcagggcagcggggcgcgggcggtgccgccgggcgcccccggccccgccgctcccgacatggcggcgccgcgcgcccgccgctcccgggcggcgccgggcgatGGCGTCACGACGCCGCGGGCCCGCCCCCTGCGTGACGCGTGCGCCCCGCCCCCGGAAGCGAacctccccgcggcccggccggcagCTGGGAGCCGCCCCGCGCGTGCGCGCCGCCGCCAGGGGTcgccctgcccccgccgcggccgccgtcagagctggggggggcGCGCGCCGCGGTCACAGGTCACGCCCGGGGTCACAGGTcacgcccggggggggggagccgctGGGGCCCCTCGAGGCCTTCTggggtcccgccgccccccgTCCCCAGCGAGGGGCTTCGGAGGAGCCCTCGGGGCCACGAGCGCAGGGACAGCGAGGGCTGCCCGACCCACGtctgctgcctggcagcagcccCGAAACGCTCCCGTCTGCGGGCTCCGAGCGGCTGAGGTCGCCCGCAAGGCGCCAGGGGCCGCCCAGCACGAGCGTGTCGCGCCCAGGCTACCAGAGGCCCCCACAACCCCCCTGACCGTTTCCTCCCCCCCGAGGAACCGACTGCGTGGCCGAGCCAGGATCAGCCCCACACGCAGTGCAGCTTCGCTCCCGGCTCCCCGCCATGCCGAGGCAGCGGTGCAGCGGGAGGGAGCTCATTTTTCCCCGCGGGCACCACCGCTCTCCGGGACGGGCTGTTCAACGAAACGCCGCGGCTCCCCTGCCGGCGGGACAAGCCGGGCAGCCAAATCTGCCTTCTCACGGATTTTGGAAAGCGGTTTCATGAGAAGGGTTTAAATCAATTTGGCGCCGTGGCCGGCACTTCGTCTCCTGCAGCTGGAGCCGGAGAGCGGGAGCTCTGGGCCAGGGAGCCTGCGCGCGCTTGGCGCTGCCCGAAGGCGGCGGGGCGCCCCGAATCCCGCCAGGCCTTCCCTGGGGCCGAGTGCCTCTTTCCCATTACCTCGCAGCCGAGCCCGCAACGCTCTCGCGGAGACAGGGTTGTAGTAAAGTACACGGGTTTATTTAGTCGATATGTTTCTTTACAGAATGCAGAAAAACACATCTTGAAAATAATTATATACGGAAATAAAAACATCAGTGGTTGGTGAACACTTTAATACATGATTCCCTCAACATTACAGTGTCTAGTGGCATAAATAAAGAGCTCTGGCGCTACGGGGAAGGCGGCCGATGAGAATGCCTTTGCCATTGCTATTCTGTTCACTGCCCCTTCGCCTCCAGTTTCTATGGTGACAGGTAGGCCCCGGCCTGCTGCCGTTTGCGCCTGCGCCCCaccggcgccgggcggccggcagccacagcagcgcgGGAGGCTCCGGCTGCAGCACGCGCGGGGCGTCCGGGGGCCGAGCGGCATGGCCCTGCCACCGAGGGGGCCCGCGCTCTCCCACGCCCCTGGGGAGAGGCTTTCGGACTGCCCTGCGGCCTCGCCGTCGCAAAACAAGGCGGCCCGGGCTTCTCATCgcccccccggcacggccgctGCCTctgccggccgggccccgcgcgagATCAGACACGGCGCCTGCTCCTGACAGCAGTGAAAAGGCTCCAAGGAAAAAGCCACCCCAGCAAGGAAGAGATGAAGGCCGTTTGGGCCACTCACCCCCTCGCGTGCCCCTGGCCACGTCGGCACACAAACGTACTTTGCAAAACAGTCAATATGGCTTAAAGTGTCTGCTGGGTGTGCAAAGTCAGCCAGTGTCTGCCCAGCCCCATCCCCGGcgagggcagggacagggacgcGTTATTGCAAAGGATTTTTCCTCCCTCTAAAAGGTACCAAAAATAGTTCTCAAACGGTCAAAAAGAAATCCATGCTTAAAATGATTTagtccaaaggagaaaaaaaaaaaccttaaaatgaaataaagcaagaGGCAGCCATCAGGGGCTGCCCTGACCTTGTGGGAGAGATGGGTGCAAGGTCCTTTTAAAAAGGCAAGAAACCTAACCATGGCCCTAATATTTAACGATGACAATGAGAGACAAACTCAATGTGAGCAAAGCAGTCAGTCCCACTGAGTTGATACTAAGAAGCTAAGCTCATACAAACTGCTGTCAGCGTTaccattttttaattctttttttttaataaaacaatttgAGGCTGTATCAAAAATTTAGTAAAAAATTAGATTTGAGAGTTCACTGATTTTTTTGACTATTAACTATTTCTggcgctttttttttctttttttttcttttttttttttttccttttccaacagCCAGATGGCTTCACCCGCATCTGTGCGCAGAGCAGACCGGGAGGAAGTCTGCAGCCCAGGGTGGTCGGGAGAGCTGGGGgcaggcaagaggctgttaggtaGGATGCTCAAAGAGGAGTCAAAGCGAAGAGATGGCACTGCGCTACGGAAAAAATATCCCATCATTGCCAAAACACCTCTcagggagtttaaaaaaaaaaaaaaaaaaaaggaaaaacccaccCAAACCCGTTGCAACCTTCACTGTTGAAAGGGAGAAGCTGGTGCAGCGCAGAGCCTGTCTCCAGTGCCGGCAGCACCCTGTGGGTGCCCCGGCGCACGGCCCCGCTCGCAGATCCCCCTCCGAGCTCCTCTGCCCCTGCACAGCACTGCCCGCGGGACAGCGAGAGCATCCCGAGCCACAGGCAGCTGCCCCGACGCTTCGCAGAAGGTACCCCAAGCCAGTCTGACTAAACCAATGGCTATTTTATGATGCATGAGAGAAATAGGAtttcttggattaaaaaaaaaaaaaaaaaaaaggaaaaaaattaaaaacagaaaaaaagaaaccaacctCCCCCCCACCAACAGTCTGTCCTCTAGGTCCACCCTATAACTAGGCCTGAAACACCCCTGGAGCTTATTTTTAGCATAGCACTTCCCTCCCTTGTCCCCAAAACTATACATACAAGTTTAGGTAAACAGCAGATTAAATGTAAAAACTTAAACATCGACTTCAGAAAGTCCcttgaatttaattatttttaggcTACCTTTCATGTTACGTCCTGTAGCTAGACACACGTGAATAGAAAAAAACAGTACAGTTAGTGTTAAAGGCAAACAGCGGAGACCCAGAGTGCGACCCCAGTGCTGCCTGCTCGcccgtccctccctccctcgccctCCGCACCGGTCCCGGCCACAGCAAGAAGCCTGCCGCCAGAAATACGTTTTTGAGCCAAGAATTTTtctatgaataaaataaaataaaagcttgttaggcaaaaataaaacaagtgtcCCCCAAGTTCCACAAGCACTCTGGTGTCGTGGACGCAGCCGGGCAGGGCCTCCTCGGGACCGGGCTGGGATTCGAGTGTCGGTTCCTGGTTGGCGAGGGGGCTGCAGGCCCACAGACAGCACTGGTGTGGAACTAGAGGCCCCTTCTCCACCGAGAGTCTCCCGTTTGTTAAGGGGGGACATAGGGCGGGGGGGACCTGTAAGGGGTCATGTTTTTCGGGCGGGAGCCTTTCCCCTCCATGGGAGCAGTGAAGGGTGGGGGTGGCTGGTAGGGCGGCGCGTTGGGGTCCTCGTCGCGCAGCGGCGTGTACTCCCCGATGGTGTCCTGGTTGAGCGGTGTGGTCTCCGGCACGCTCTGGTTGGGGTATtcgggagggggcagcggggcttTCTCCTCCTGGAGGATGAGGGGCATGCTGGAAGATGGCGGAGGCTTGGAGTCGTCCAGCTCATCAGCAAAGATGATGGGCACACCTTTCTTTATGAAGGTGGCCTGGTCTTCGATGGTGAGCTTCCCTTTCCGCTTCTTGCGGTAGCAGATCATGGCAATGATGCCAGCCACCAGGAGGATGGCCGCCACCACCACGGCGGGGATGACGGTGTGCAGGTACACGTCATCCTCGCTGCTCTTCTCGGGGTCTTTGCCAGCTGCCACCGTCGGCGTCGCCTCCGAGATCACCCTCCCGTCCTTCGTCACGGGGATAAACTGaatgtgcctgcagctgccagagCCAACCACCGACACATTCAAAGGCTTGAACTCGGGCTGTAAGACGTTTGTGAAAGCCGGGCTCGGGCCACCAGAGTCATCCGCAATTCTTTTGCTCAAAGTCCGGATCTGCTCCCGGGGGCAGGGGTCGAGGGGCAGGGTGTTGTTTGTCCATTCCACTATGATGGAGCCTTTAGCGATGTCCTGCACGGTGATGGTGCTGCTGTTTCTGTCGCCAAACGCCAGAGCCAGCTTCTTCACCAGCATAATCTTCTTATTGATGTCATTCACCACTGCGTTGTGGTCTCCTTCCAGCCTAGCTTTGAACTTCACCGGAGACTTGTCCCCGTGCGGCCGCTTGTGCACGTGGATTTCGAAAGCATCCACAGCAAAAAGCCCACCTTTGTCAGTCGCGTACATGAAGTACTCGTGCTTCCCTATGTGGTTGTGGTCTGGCATGCCGTACATGAGCTGACTAGTGCTGTTGAACTGGACCCACGAATTCTCCTCTATCATTTGCTGTTCTTTCAGCTTCAGGGTCAGCTGCAGTTTGTCAGTGGTGGTATCTTCCTTGTCATAGAAAGTATCAGATGGTATTTTAACCTCAAAGTAAGTGCCCTCCCACGCATCAACCCTGTCAATGTGATTCGTCAGCTTGGGCGGCTCATTTGGCTCCCACGGCCGGGGAATCCCACTAGCTGTGGTGCGTACACGGGTTGGCGGGGAGGCAGTTGTCAGCTTAGTGATTGGGGATCTGGTTGTGCTAGGAGGCTTTGTAGGCCGCGGGGTCTTAGGTCTTCGAGTCGGCCTTCGTGTTGTTGCCGTAGAGGAATCTGTTGTGGATGGTGTGGCTGGTTTCAGAGTGGAGACTCTTGGTTTCTTGGTGGTGGTTGTAGGCGGTGTAATCACAGCAGTGGGCTCTATGAACCCAGGCATCGTGGGGCGAATTGGCACAGAGGCTGTGCCGGTGACTTCTACCACCTTGGTTGGCTGGATCGGTCCCAGAGTGGGCGTCTGGACTATCGGGCCCCTTGTTCTGATGGTGACTGTAGGCTTCCTTGGCAGTGGTATGGGCTCCCTGACCGGGGGAGCTGTCGTCTCTGTGGGAGGCGCAATGGCAGGTGATGTCGGGGTAGGGACGATCCTTGTCGGCGGTTCTTGGGCAGCGGTGGTGGGTGGCCCGATGGCAGTCAAAGGCGTAGGGGTTGCGTTGATCTGCCGCCGTATCCTCTTTGGGAGATGAGGTTTCTTGTTAGCAATGTGCCAGCCAACAACAGGGTAGCCGAGGCGGGCAGACATGGTCCCTTCTTTAGCTGGAGCCTCAACATTGCTGATGTTGGGGACACTGTTTTGGCTCAGGGAACATCCCAGTTTCCATGAGAGTAAGGCCCCATTTTCCACCACCTTCTTTGCATTTCCCGGTCCTGCCATGAAGGCAGACATGTCAAAGAGTCTGTTATTTACAACAGGAACCAACTTCATGTTATGAAGTTCCACCTCCGAGAAGCTTCTCATTCTGTTTAAAAGTTCAATCCTCTGCTTTGGTGTCATTTTTGTTAAGTCAGCATCCAAAATGACAGTCAGGATAGTGACTGGCTCTTCTGCACCACACACAAATGGTGCTGCATCACCCATATCTTGGAGAGCCACTCGCACGGACTGAGGCTCGTTGTGGTCTTCTTGGTGGACCTCAATGGAGAACACGTTTGCTGCCTGTGGCACATGGCTCCCATTCGGGAAGAGCTGCAGTGTGGTCACCGAGATGTAGTGGACGCCCTTGTCCGTGTCAAGGGGCAGGCCTTCCAGAGAGCTGCTCTCCGCGTTCCAGTGTAACCACGAAGGCAAGGAATCCTTCCCAGCTTCAGATATCTGTCAAATACAAGAGACAGAAAAGGTGCTTTTAGAAGTAGGGCATTAGGATTGATTCTACTGACAATTAACATTTAGTTtaaaagatctgaaaaaaaaaaaagtctgaagcgTAACAACTGAGCAAGGAACATGCCAGCCAGAACAGGGCAGCATGTCTCTGTCTCAGCACGGTGACAAAGACTGCTTTTGTTGCATGCACCTGTCCCAAAAGGCTTAAGGAACCTGGTAAGAAGAGCAAACCCAGGCAGCTAGTGAAGGTCTGCAAAGGCCTCTTGCCTGCAGGGTGCCAGCTCTCTAGCACTTGTTGCACAACTACTAAGCACAAGCAATTCATCTTCTCTGAGGGCAGAAGGGCAATTTAAGACCCAGGGACAGCTACGAAACTGGGATGATGTTACATGATATGTCCGAGCTGATCTAACAGCTCAGCACTGTTGAGAAGGGCTGCAttcctctctctgctttctctctcaccCCTGCCATCCCATTTCCTTCCTCACCTGACTACACTATGCAAAGCAATTCACTCTAACAGCTTGGCAAAATGTATGCTTTCTGTTAATTGTCTGCTGGCTAATGGATTGAATTAGCTCAGGAAAGGTCAAGGCCAGGCCGGGACTGGTGCTCAGGAGAGGGCCGGAGGCGACAGCTGGGGGCAGCGACCAGTTAGCAAAGTCCTTCAAGCAGCACCACGTAACTTTGATTCTCCTTTCCAGGCACCATAGATCTCTCACAAGTCTCTTCCTTTCCGGGATCCCCTACAGACTAGCAAGGATTCTTTACAGAAA
Protein-coding regions in this window:
- the LOC135329620 gene encoding uncharacterized protein LOC135329620 — encoded protein: MAEHSSSPDPAWGSGPDPSPLSSASPTADPDWGSGPDPSPLSSASPTADPDWGSGPDPSPLSSASPTADPNWGSESDPSPSSSASPTADPDWGSGSDPSPLSSASPTADPDWGSGPDPSPSSSASPTADPDWGSGSDPSPLSSASPTADPDWGSESDPSPSSSASPMADPGWGSGSDPSPSSSASPTADPDWDSESDLSPSSSVSPMADPNWGSGSDLSPFSPASPMADPDWSSQSDPSFLSPASPMADPDWSGESGPSFLSPASPMADPDWGSESDLSFLSPASPMADPDWGSESDLSFLSPASPMADPDWGSESDLSFLSPASPMADPDWSGESGPSSLSSASPRADASWGSGPDPSPLLAASPTADPGWGSRPDASPSPAASPPTDSGWGSGPDPGPSPAASPLADPSWGSGPDLSPLSPASSMADPDWGSESDVSPSSSATPTADANWGSGPDPGPSPAASPTADPSPSPAASPTADPGWGPGPDPGPSPAASPTADPSPSPAASPTADPGPSAAASPAADRGGG
- the NICN1 gene encoding nicolin-1 isoform X1; protein product: MSGAAGPGAPGGTARAPLPCSARAAAALQLGGGADPARPGVAVIDLRFPRGGAADLQEIVFRNFYTAFLSVRVQRAGAEGSRKWVTCLRDYRLMPSPHTEEGSQDYFSLFRHQMLCDVDQVTAVRFILRQPSPVWLHFTIEELQIYPPSQKSPQKDFPSWLSQLTPPEQPANLHGELPDPEKVSTEVQQMWVLTEVIRARQAAARIGRFDVDGCYDINLLSYT
- the NICN1 gene encoding nicolin-1 isoform X2 — encoded protein: MSGAAGPGAPGGTARAPLPCSARAAAALQLGGGADPARPGVAVIDLRFPRGGAADEIVFRNFYTAFLSVRVQRAGAEGSRKWVTCLRDYRLMPSPHTEEGSQDYFSLFRHQMLCDVDQVTAVRFILRQPSPVWLHFTIEELQIYPPSQKSPQKDFPSWLSQLTPPEQPANLHGELPDPEKVSTEVQQMWVLTEVIRARQAAARIGRFDVDGCYDINLLSYT
- the DAG1 gene encoding dystroglycan 1, encoding MTVGYVLLPPFRGRTLLSVLLLAASVHCHWPSEPSEVVRDWENQLEASMHSVLSDLRETVPAVVGIPDSSAIVGRFFRVSIPMDLIASNGEIVQISEAGKDSLPSWLHWNAESSSLEGLPLDTDKGVHYISVTTLQLFPNGSHVPQAANVFSIEVHQEDHNEPQSVRVALQDMGDAAPFVCGAEEPVTILTVILDADLTKMTPKQRIELLNRMRSFSEVELHNMKLVPVVNNRLFDMSAFMAGPGNAKKVVENGALLSWKLGCSLSQNSVPNISNVEAPAKEGTMSARLGYPVVGWHIANKKPHLPKRIRRQINATPTPLTAIGPPTTAAQEPPTRIVPTPTSPAIAPPTETTAPPVREPIPLPRKPTVTIRTRGPIVQTPTLGPIQPTKVVEVTGTASVPIRPTMPGFIEPTAVITPPTTTTKKPRVSTLKPATPSTTDSSTATTRRPTRRPKTPRPTKPPSTTRSPITKLTTASPPTRVRTTASGIPRPWEPNEPPKLTNHIDRVDAWEGTYFEVKIPSDTFYDKEDTTTDKLQLTLKLKEQQMIEENSWVQFNSTSQLMYGMPDHNHIGKHEYFMYATDKGGLFAVDAFEIHVHKRPHGDKSPVKFKARLEGDHNAVVNDINKKIMLVKKLALAFGDRNSSTITVQDIAKGSIIVEWTNNTLPLDPCPREQIRTLSKRIADDSGGPSPAFTNVLQPEFKPLNVSVVGSGSCRHIQFIPVTKDGRVISEATPTVAAGKDPEKSSEDDVYLHTVIPAVVVAAILLVAGIIAMICYRKKRKGKLTIEDQATFIKKGVPIIFADELDDSKPPPSSSMPLILQEEKAPLPPPEYPNQSVPETTPLNQDTIGEYTPLRDEDPNAPPYQPPPPFTAPMEGKGSRPKNMTPYRSPPPYVPP